A region of the Chaetodon trifascialis isolate fChaTrf1 chromosome 7, fChaTrf1.hap1, whole genome shotgun sequence genome:
CGCAAACCCAGAGCAAAGAAAGATCCTGCACCTGGTGGACAGCCCCCCAAACGTAGGCAATACACCCCAAGAATGGGTTCCAGTGGGCTCCCACGCACTCACCTCTGTAGTGTTTGTGGTAAGGGATTTGCACGCCGCGAGACCCTACGCAGGCATGATCGCATCCATACTGGAGAAAAGCCCCATCACTGCACTGTCTGTGGAAAGTATTTCAGAGAGGCTTTTCACCTCAGCAAGCATCAAACAGTCCACTCTGGGGCAAAGAATTACAAATGCAGCATTTGTGGAAAAGAGTTTGGTTACTCCCAGAGCCTCAGGAGGCACAGCAAGCTCCACCAAAAGGGGGAGCTGGAAGAGGTGCCCACAACACCAGCTACGGAGAACCTTAACAGCTTTAACCCAAACCCTCAATGTAGCGTGGCCCAAGACAGGAGCCAGAACCAAGCACCGAGCACCTCCTCCTATTACTACTCTCAAGATGTCAAGCCTCAAGACAGCAACCCCCAACCacagcccccacccccaccccaaccaCAGCCCCCAGCTCCACCTCGACTCTACACCTGTGCTATATGTTGGAAGTCGTTCCGCCATCACTTCCATCTGACTGCCCATCACCAGACGGTTCATGAAGGTGGAGGTGAAAAGCTCTTCTGCTGTGAGGTATGTGGGAAAGCATTTGCATACTCAAATAGCCTCACTCGACATAGGCAATCACAGCATGGGATGACCCGTTCTGAGTCATCTAACCCACAAGAAGGCAGCAGTGGGTCTGGAGACAACAGAGGTGGGAGTGATGTTAATCAGTCAGCATCAGAGAGTGAGGCTGCTACCAATGCTCTGCTACAGATGGCTCCTTCCACAGAAGGCCATGGAGGGCAGAGTCTTAGTGTTGTCACTCATAGCCACCAACAGGCACCCCCCCAGCCACCAGCTGGTTACTCTCCCCTCTTTTATGATGCAGCCCATTCTTCAGCCTCTAGTGCTCCATCTTACTCGCAGCCTCTGCCTCCAAACTCTACAATCATGGCACCCCAGCATCCGCATTCCCCAGCCGGGGTGAAGGGAGAGCACATATATCCGGCTGGATCCCGTAGCCGCACGCTTCACACCACAGCCCCGTTCCAGCCCCTCACGGAACTGCCCTCCACTGAACATCATcatctgcatcatcatcatcatcactcccaccatcatcctcatcatcagtctgGTACCCAGTCCCACCAACACCTTGACTGCAACATCCAGTTATCACACGATGACATGAGGCgacacaagaagaaaaaaaaaaagtccaacagGAGAGATTGGAGGGAAAATAAATGGGAATCTCAAGATTTAGTCAGATTTGATGGAagcaaaaggaagaaaaagataaGCTGTACAATAAGAGGGCAGCTGAATAAAAAACAAGGCTCTCTTCGTTTGACAATTAGGCGAGGAGGAGGATCAGGTGGTGGTGGGTATAAGCTTGTCAACACTGGGGGAGTGAAGGTGCAGATCCTGTCGTCTCTCAAAGTACCTGTGAAACGTTTTGGCTGTCCCATATGCCCCAATTCTGTGTTTTCCCGTAAAGCGGGACTGCTAGTCCACATGGCAGTCAAACACCCACAAAAAGCCTCGACCACTCAGGAGCGCCtaaggtgcagtgtgtgtgggaagcAGTCTCACAGGCCTTTGGCAGCCTTCATCCATCGGGCCTCCCATCGTGCCAGGGGGACTTTCTCCTGCCGACGCTGCTCCACTCGCTTCTGGAATGCAACACTTCTCCACAGGCACAAGGTGTCCTGCCGCCGCAGGGCCAAAGGACTGCAGCGAGGAGATGCTAACAGGCTGAAGCTTTCAAAGAGaccaggagagagacagacccAGGAGGGTCAGGGGGAGATGCCATACCTACAGGGACCATACAGATACTGAGCATCCTGGTATCTGAAAAGCATGGCACACAAGAGGGATATTTCAGTTATAAAGTGGgaaggtgaggaaaaaaaagggactTGAAAAGGCATATATTATTGCCTGTAGGAGATATTGCCTCATGTCTCTGTTGACATCTACTCTGCTGACTATTAGAATGAGTGTGTTAACAACTACTGTAGAGCATCCTATAAAATATCACCAGAAATTCTTCCAGATTATATTGGAAGGTGTTTTCAAAGACGTGACTGTTTCCATATGTTCATTAACCCCTTAAGTGCATTGACACTATGCTTGGCTGACACTGTGCAGTTACTAGAGAAGTTTAGGTGAAATGACCTGCTAATGTATCTCTCTTCCCCATAACTAGACTCCCTGCTACACCTCTTGCTGTATGATAAACGTCTCTGCCGTGTACTTTGTCTTGTTGTTGTTCACTTAGAGGCTCtgaggatttttttaaaatgtaaagtgcATTTATTAGGAGTAGGGACATGGGGACAAAGACCTTTGTTGATAGTTTGTCAGTGCATGTTTGTTCTCTGGTCAAGTTTTTTGCTGAGGTTGTGAAATCACGCCTACAGTATGTGATGGTTTGTTCAGTATATCCCCAGAAGTTTGTAGTGTTAAACTTGATTTGAAAGTTGCTCTATATTCCCTAGTGATTTAATCACGTATAGATAAAATGTCAAAGTCGCCGGTAATTAGCATTACAAGGATCCCTCTCCTGCCAAAATGAAGAAACTTACAAAAAGCCTTGCTTAGTATGTTCACTTTACTTCATTTATTTGAGATATTCCTAGCTTTTATACCAAGAGATTGAAAACAGGTTAAACAAGTTGACTGTAACACGTTTATCTCATGTTATTTGTATGCTCTTTTTAGCAGTGATTATTTCTACAGTACTTCACGGTGTGTTAAAGACAAGGACCTATCATAATAGAAGCAAATGTAATATTCCATGTATCTTCATGCCAATCTTATACTTAACCCCTTCTACCTTTTACTTTTTGCTGAGTTGCAATCATATTCTTACTGTCAAGCCTTGTTCCTTTCTTCTAAAGAAAAATAAGTTTTAAGTACATCTTGTCACTTTATCCACATGTGAAATGTTCATACCCCTGTCaagccttgtttttttttcttctaaagaAAAATGATAGTTTTAGTAGATTTCTATCACATTATTTACTGAGAAGTCAGTAGTTGATTATATTTCAGCAATGAATAAACCTTAAGTgtaatcatttgttttcctttcatttcttgttCAGCCACGTACTGCAATATCCAGAAGATGGTACAAACTGCTAGTAATTTAATACAAGTAAGTTTTAACTGTAACCAAAGTCTGCATTGAAGTTTTACAATTATTTTTAGCATTATGTCCTACGTGAATTACATATCTGTGGATTAAATGGATTTCAGGTTGTAGCTGATATACCAGTACGTTTAATTAAAGTTCTTAAGCTTACCAATGTTATTGGCCAGATTACTTCAGCGTATTGAATTGTTTTCAATACTTATATTATCATCATACCTGAAATAAATGGCTGTGCAAAACTTCTCACTCTTAGCTCCACAAGATGGCAGTAAGCAACTCATTTATACTGTATTCATGGCCTGGTGTGGATGAGTGTGGCAGTCACATGGATTTTGCTCTGACAGGGGTGGACTGGAGAGCCTGAATGTTGTGTGACTGAATTatgtgcctgtctgctgtttacTATAAGATTAATGCCACAGAGTAAACAAAATGCTTGAGAATCACTCAGTAATCTCACCGAATGTCTATAAATGAACAAGGTTGAAGAGTGGAATTCAGTGCATgttattttgcatgtgtgtgatctATAAATTCACTGCATTTGAAATAAGATAATTGTTAAATATACAATGCCATGATCGAAAAACATGAAAGTATTTGATACTTGTGAGTGGTACCAACTACAATGTCCTGCAAGTGATGCTGTTCATATATAGTACATGTTGAAGTGATTTTTAAAGCTCCAATATGTGCATTTGCATTCAAATGGATGATATCATCCATCTGTTGTGCTttgcaaacataaaatatgatgatTCATTCTCACTACTGTTTTAGGTGGGGTGACAGGTGGTAACCTGTGGGTCCCCACAGCTGGACAAAACTTCCAGTGTGATGATTttatgtaaaagaaaaacaagagcatCTCAGGACAGTGCTAACTAAAGGGGCCCAGAACTCCTTCTTCTAGGTGACAGCACCATTACATTCAATATTATCCATATTTAGTtcataatattttcatttct
Encoded here:
- the LOC139333541 gene encoding uncharacterized protein isoform X3 — protein: MFQFGKYNLDIIEMLSGHQAHQFKGLGLDRQLQHQQQVQLHQHQLQQQQQQQAESSGALLSGLGLGPLQGSRGYHDDHRSQGNPSPCYSGASPCGSGMAGPALRKAPLAPTLHPHSQSHSQHHHPQQQPHLPLSSLLDDSEDDVTSSVNNAISAITAASNSGNRGDDRGDIIGGLLGGLGLGPLGSPSTTSGMDKNFRGVGSQEAMSSNPQNPTAKPKRPRKPRAKKDPAPGGQPPKRRQYTPRMGSSGLPRTHLCSVCGKGFARRETLRRHDRIHTGEKPHHCTVCGKYFREAFHLSKHQTVHSGAKNYKCSICGKEFGYSQSLRRHSKLHQKGELEEVPTTPATENLNSFNPNPQCSVAQDRSQNQAPSTSSYYYSQDVKPQDSNPQPQPPPPPQPQPPAPPRLYTCAICWKSFRHHFHLTAHHQTVHEGGGEKLFCCEVCGKAFAYSNSLTRHRQSQHGMTRSESSNPQEGSSGSGDNRGGSDVNQSASESEAATNALLQMAPSTEGHGGQSLSVVTHSHQQAPPQPPAGYSPLFYDAAHSSASSAPSYSQPLPPNSTIMAPQHPHSPAGVKGEHIYPAGSRSRTLHTTAPFQPLTELPSTEHHHLHHHHHHSHHHPHHQSGTQSHQHLDCNIQLSHDDMRRHKKKKKKSNRRDWRENKWESQDLVRFDGSKRKKKISCTIRGQLNKKQGSLRLTIRRGGGSGGGGYKLVNTGGVKVQILSSLKVPVKRFGCPICPNSVFSRKAGLLVHMAVKHPQKASTTQERLRCSVCGKQSHRPLAAFIHRASHRARGTFSCRRCSTRFWNATLLHRHKVSCRRRAKGLQRGDANRLKLSKRPGERQTQEGQGEMPYLQGPYRY